The following DNA comes from Elusimicrobiota bacterium.
TGCTTGAAAACCTGATCGTCCGTTCAGACCTGGTGTATCACCTGGCGGCCGTGGTCGGCGTCGAGCATTACGTGGGCGATCCGTACCAGGTTCTCAACGTCAACATCAACGGCACGCAGAACGTACTGAAGCTGGCCCACCGCTACAATAAGAAAGTCGTGATGGCGTCCACGTCAGAAGTCTACGGGCGCAATACCAAAGTCCCCTTCAAGGAAGACGACGACCGCGTGCTCGGTTCCACGCGCATCGACCGGTGGTGCTACTCCACGTCCAAAGCCGCGGCGGAGCATTTCTGTTTTGCCTATCGCAAACTGGGGCTGCCGGTGGTCATCGTGCGTTACTTCAATATCTATGGTCCGCGTCTCGACAAGATCGACGTGGGCCGCGTCCTGACGATCTTTATGGGGCAGCTGCTCCGCCACGAGCCGCTCACCGTTATCGGGGACGGCAAGCAGACCCGCTGCTTTACCTATGTGGAGGATGCCATTCGCGCGACCATGGCGGCGGGGCTGGTGCCGGAAGCGGTGGGGGATATTTTCAATATCGGGACGGACCGCGAAACCCCGATTCTTGAACTGGCGCAGACCATGATTAAAATTACCGGGGCGCGCTCGACCATTAAGCTGGTGCCGCAGGAAACCATTTATGGTTCGAGCTATGAGGACATCCCGCGACGCGTGCCGGACAACACCAAAATGAAAACCATCTTGAAAGTAAAGACAGAGGTTTCACTTGAAGACGGCCTGCGCCGGACGATCGAGTGGTTCCAGAAAGCGCATTTCGAAGCGTCGCAAGTCGCCGGCAGCAAGTAATAAGTAGCAAGTTCCAAGTTACTTTTAACTTGGCACTTTTATGCAACTCGCGCTCAAGATTGACGTCGACACCTACCGGGGCATCGCCGAGGGGGCGAGCCGGTTGGCGGCTTACCTGCACGCGGAACATATTCCCGCCAGTCTTTTCGTAACGATGGGGCCTGACACGTCCGGCCGGGCGGCCTGGCGCGTTTTTCGCCACCCGGGTTTCTTCAAGAAAATGCGGCGGACCAGCGCCATCGCCGTGTACGGCTGGCGCACCGTGCTCTCGGGCACGCTCTGGCCCGCGCGTCCCATGGCGATTTCTTTCGTCGACCAGTTGCGGCAGTGGCGGGCGTGGGGGTTTGAAGTCAGCCCGCACGGTTATGATCATATCCGGTGGCATGATCAGGCGGCGGCGTGGGACGAACCCCGGGCCCGGCAGGAGCTGGAAAAAATCTCGGAGACCTATCAGCACGTCTTTGGCGATCCGCCTCAAAGCTTTGCGGCTCCGGGCTGGCAAGCCGGTGCCGGAACGTGGCAGGCAATGGAGCGCCTGGGGCTTCTGTATCACAGCGACAGCCGGGGAGATTGCCCGTATTTTGTTCAGGCAGCCGGCCGGGCCCTTCAGACCCTTGAAATTCCAACCACGCTGCCCACGTGGGACGAGATGCTGGCCTGGGACGGCGTCACCTCCGAGCATCTGGTTGACCGAACCTGGGGACTCCTTCGCCCGGATCAGCTCAATGTCTGGACAATCCACGCCGAATTTGAAGGGACGGTTTACTTTGAGCATTTCCGCCGCGTGGTGGAGCGCACGAAACAGGAGAAGGTCGAATGGGTTTTTCTCCCGCAGGTGGCTCAGCGATTAACCACTCCGCCAGGCCAGGCGCCGGTTTGCGATTTTGCGCAAGACACGCGCCCGGGCCGTGCCGGGACCGTCACGTGCCAGCGTTTGAACGGATAGGTTTTAAACCATGAAATCGATTCAGATTCGAAAAGCGCGCATGCCGGATGTCCGGGCGATGCATCAATTGCTGAGCCGCTTTGCCGATCAGCGGGAGGTGCTGCCGCGCTCGATTTCTGAAATCTATGAAAACCTTCAGCAGTTTTTTGTCGCCGAAGACCAGGACCGGGTGATCGGGACCTGCGCGCTTTATGTCACGTGGGATAACCTGGCGGAAATCAAGGCGCTGGGGGTCGAAGAAAAGCACCAGGGTCAGGGAATCGGGACTCGCCTCCTGGAGGCCTGTCTGGAGACCGCGCGCGGGCTGCGCATCCGCCGCCTGTTCACCTTGACGATCCGGAGCGGTTTTTTTGAACATTTTGGTTTCCGTCATGTGGACAAAGAGAGTCTCCCGCACAAGGTCTGGACGGAATGCGTGCGCTGCATTTATTTCCCGGACCGTTGCGTCGAGTACGCCATGGTCAAAGATCTGCCGGGGCAGGGCCCCGTGCCGCCCCCGATTGTTTTTCGTGAAAAAACGGCGCCCTCCAGAGACCTGCCGCCCGGAACCTTGGTCCCCTCGGAACCCATGGTGCCCGGTGCGAGCATCCCCCGCGCGAAAGAGGAAACTCATGAGTAATTCACTCCGGTTTCGTTTGTTGCTGTTCTCGGCCACCGCGGTCATGCTGCCGGCGCTGGTGATTTCCATTGTTCAGCGCCGCATCAGCTCGGAATCCCTGAAAAACAGCATCGAGCAGGAACAACGACAGTTGACGCGCCGGATCGCCAACGGCGTGGATGAGGAAATCCGGCACACCCAGAAGCTGGTCGCGATGACCGCTCACAGCTCCTTCTTTTCAGCGGGGTCGCGGATCGATCAGTATGAGACGTTTCACAATTTAATGGATCAGTATCCGGGGTTTCAGGAATTGATGCTTGTGAGCGGCGTCGGCGACGAAATAATGAAGGTCAGCCGAACCGTCTCCCGCCCGCGCCTGATGCATCGCACGGAAGACATTCGTCAGTCTTTCATCGGGGACCCGTTCTTCTCGGCCAACCGCTCGCCGACCATTCTCATCGGGGAGCCGCTCCGGTCTTTTTCGAATCCAACCCGGCAGGGAGCGGTGCTGGCCAAAATCAGTTTTACGTCCTTGGGGACGCTCATGCGCCAGGCCCAGATCGGGCCGCGGGGGGAAGCCTTTATCGTTCATGAAAAGGGAATGCTCCTGGCGCATCCGGACGAGCAGCAGGTTTTTGCCCACCGCAACCGCGCGGGCCTGCCGGTGGTGAAAGAGTGGATGGCCCATCCGCTTGAGCCGACGGGACTCTGTGAGTACACCAAAGCAGGCGGCGTTCCCATGATCGCGATGGCGTATCCCATCCCGCTGCTGAAAAGTGCCGTGATCGTGCAGCAGCCTCGCGCGGACGTTTATGCGCCGCTGATCCGCATGCGCAATCAATTTATTCTCTGGACGCTGCTGTTTGTCACGCTTTTTATGTCGCTGGCCATCGGCGTGGCCTGGCGGATCCTGGAGCCGCTGCGCCGGCTCCGGGCCGCCGCGGAACAGGTCGGGCGGGGGAAACGCGATGTGCAGTTGAACATTCATACCCATGACGAACTGGAAGAGGTGGGCCGGGCTTTTGAAAACATGACCCGTTCCCTGGCGGAGCTGGAGCAGATGCGCCAGGACCTGATCAATATGGTTGTGCACGATCTCAAAATGCCGCTGGCCACGATCCTGCCTTCGTTGGATTGTCTTATAACCAACGAGGTCGGGCCTCTTTCAACGGATCAGACCCATTTCCTTCAGATCGCGCATCGCTCGGCGCATGAGATGCTGCTGCTGATTCAGAACCTGCTGGATGTGGCCAAAATGGAAGAGGGGAAGTTGACTCTCTATAAGGATGTTTTTGCTCCCGGGGTTTGGGCGCAGGGGGTTCTGTCGAATTTTCAGCCGCTGGCGCTCTCCAACCGGAAGCACCTGGGCCTGGTGATCGCCAGGGAATTGTCTCCCGTGGAAGGCGATCCCACCCTGTTGGGCCGCGTCCTTGGCAATCTGGTTTCCAATGCGCTCCGGCATACGGTGCCGGAGACCGGGGAAGTGGTTGTGACGCTCTACCGGGATGGGTCCTCCCTGGGGGTCCAAGTGCGGGACAACGGCGAAGGCATTCCGCTCGAAGACCAGCAGCGCATTTTTGAGAAATTCGTCCAGGCGGGGAAACATACCTCGGTGCGAACCGGCACCGGCCTGGGTCTTACCTTCTGCAAAATGGTGGTCGAGGCCCACGGCGGCCGCATCACCGTCTCCAGCGTCCCGAAACAAGGAACGTGTTTTACCTTCCATTTGCCGTTCTTTGAGAACGTCCAACCTCTCCCTGAAACAAAGGCAGCGGCTCCCATCACCCAGTCTCAGCCCACAACGGTTTAAAACGCGCTTAAATTGCGGGTTGATCGACGGATTGTGTAAACTGTGCCTGATAGAACTTCAATTGTTTATCCCCTCTAGGACCCGCGGCGGATGAGTTTATCGCCGCAGGTCCCGTACCGATCCCAATAACACAATAGTCGGTACGTCCCGACTATTTAGGTTATCGGGTTACGGGACGTCGAAAAGGAAAGAGCGAACGGGAGAGAGCATGCGTAAACCTTTGATCGCCGGTAATTTCAAGATGTATAAAACAATTTCAGAGACGCACATCTACGCGAAAGGACTTCGGGCAGCCCTGGCTTCTGTCGCGGATCGAGAGGTGGCGGTTTGCCCGCCTTTTACGGCGCTGGCCGCGGTGGCTGAGGAGTTGCGCGGCAGTCCCATCGCTTGGGGTTCTCAGAACGTTCACTGGGAAAAGCAGGGTGCTTTTACAGGCGAGATTTCAGCGGAGATGCTCAAAGAGCTTGGCTGCCGCTTTGCGATTGCCGGCCATTCCGAACGGCGCCAGTATTTCGGGGAAACCGATCAAACGGTCAACAAACGAATGCATGCCGTCCTCGTGGCCGGGATCACCCCGATTGTTTGCATCGGCGAAACCCTGCAGGAGCGCGAGGCCAATACCACTTTTTCTGTCGTGGAGCGGCAGATGAAAAACGGCCTTCAAGGATTGGTCTCGAACGCCACCATTGTGATCGCCTATGAACCGGTCTGGGCGATCGGCACGGGAAAAACCGCGACGCCGGCCCAGGCCCAGGAGGTGCATGCCTTTATCCGCTCTCAACTGGCGAAGACATTCGGGGATACCTTTGCCAAATTGACGCGGGTCCTTTATGGCGGCTCCGTGAAGCCGGACAACATGTCCGCCTTGATGAGCCAGCCGGATATCGATGGAGGGCTGGTGGGAGGGGCGTGTCTGGATGTGGAGTCGTTCTCGAAGATTGTGCGGTATCAGTAAGCCATGAAATTAGCGATCGGATCGGATCATGCCGGATTCCAGATCAAATCCGGCCTGGTGCGCTGGCTGCGTTCCGCGGCCGGCGGCCGGCATTCCGTGAACGATCTGGGATGCCCGGGGGCAGAGTCCTGCGATTACCCGGATTATGCGGCGCTCGTGTCCCGGGCTGTTGCCTCGGGGCGCGCGTCACGCGGTATTCTGATTTGCGGCACCGGGATCGGCATGGGCATGGCCGCCAACAAGGTCAAAGGCATTCGCGCGGCGGTGACCTGGAATCCTGAAGTGGCTGCTCTGGCCGTTGAACATAATAAGGCCAATATTCTTTGCCTTCCGGCCCGCTTTATTAACGGTCCGCTGGCCCGCCGCATGGTCCGGGTCTTTTTGAAAACGCATTTCGCCGGTGGGCGGCATGCCCGCCGCGTGCGAAAAATCGGGATGATGGATTAATGGGAATTGTAGGGGCGGACGGCTGTCCACCCGGACATTGCGATCCAACGAAATGGCGGACGCACACCGCATACGACCGCGGTGCCTGCGCGCTATGAGAAATTGCGGAAGCGCGGGCATCGGTGCGCCCCTACGATTCTTCATGGTCTTTTTCCTGGCAGGAACCGTATGGGCGGTTGAGCCGCTCGTCCTGGCGCAGCAGCATTTTCAGTCCGGGCTGGCCTATGAGCGGCTGGGGCGTTTGGCGGAAGCCTATACGGAACTGCAGCTGGCGGTGAATCTGGATCCGGAGAACGCCCAGGTCTCCCTGGCGGTTGGGCTGGTTGCCAGCCGGCTCGGAAACATGGAAAAAGCCCAGTATTTTTTAGAGCGTTCCATTTCGATCGATGCCGGTTCCTGCGCGTCGTATTACCAGCTGGCGTTGCTGTATGAAAAAAAAGATCTGGCTGATCGAGCCAATGAAAGCTGGCAGCGTTTTTACGGTTTAACCCAGGATACCGCGCTGAAAGCCGTCGCGCAGAAACACATCCAAAATCTTGAAGGACGGCCATGAGGCATCCGGCCACCAGGCTGTTTTTCTGTTTTCTGTTGTTCTCCGGTTGTGCGGCCCATCACCGGGTTCAGCTCACCGCCAAACCCCTGGTCATCCGCCGGATCGCCGTGGCCCCTTTCAGGGGAACCGGAGGAGCTGCCGCAACGGATGAATTCATCCGCCAATTTCTTCGGACGGGCGTCAAAGTGATGAAACAGAACAAAGACGCGGATGCCATTCTGTCGGGGGGTGTGACGGAATACCGGCCGGACAATAAATTAACGGTTTTTCTGAGCAGCAGCTCCCGGGTCAACGCCTCCGGGCAAACCGTCGCGGTCTCCAATCCGATCGTTTCACTCAGCGGAAACCCGGTGATGGTGGAAGGGACCTCTTTTTCACAACCCGGAATCCAGATGATCGCGGTCAACGCCTCCGTCGGGGTTTCGGCCAGGATCACGAATGCGGTGACCGGGGCGGAGCTCTGGTCGGGGGATTATACGTATGAGGGGATTGATCCCTCCGCGGCGCTGTCGGCCGTCGTCCGTTTGCTGGTTCAATCCATGGGGCGCGTGCTTTCCCCGGCAGACCGCGCGGCCCCCGCCCGATCCTCCACGCACGGATCGTCACGATGATGGAAAAAACAGAAACCGTT
Coding sequences within:
- the rpiB gene encoding ribose 5-phosphate isomerase B, with the translated sequence MKLAIGSDHAGFQIKSGLVRWLRSAAGGRHSVNDLGCPGAESCDYPDYAALVSRAVASGRASRGILICGTGIGMGMAANKVKGIRAAVTWNPEVAALAVEHNKANILCLPARFINGPLARRMVRVFLKTHFAGGRHARRVRKIGMMD
- a CDS encoding polysaccharide deacetylase family protein, with translation MQLALKIDVDTYRGIAEGASRLAAYLHAEHIPASLFVTMGPDTSGRAAWRVFRHPGFFKKMRRTSAIAVYGWRTVLSGTLWPARPMAISFVDQLRQWRAWGFEVSPHGYDHIRWHDQAAAWDEPRARQELEKISETYQHVFGDPPQSFAAPGWQAGAGTWQAMERLGLLYHSDSRGDCPYFVQAAGRALQTLEIPTTLPTWDEMLAWDGVTSEHLVDRTWGLLRPDQLNVWTIHAEFEGTVYFEHFRRVVERTKQEKVEWVFLPQVAQRLTTPPGQAPVCDFAQDTRPGRAGTVTCQRLNG
- a CDS encoding N-acetyltransferase — translated: MKSIQIRKARMPDVRAMHQLLSRFADQREVLPRSISEIYENLQQFFVAEDQDRVIGTCALYVTWDNLAEIKALGVEEKHQGQGIGTRLLEACLETARGLRIRRLFTLTIRSGFFEHFGFRHVDKESLPHKVWTECVRCIYFPDRCVEYAMVKDLPGQGPVPPPIVFREKTAPSRDLPPGTLVPSEPMVPGASIPRAKEETHE
- a CDS encoding tetratricopeptide repeat protein, which codes for MRNCGSAGIGAPLRFFMVFFLAGTVWAVEPLVLAQQHFQSGLAYERLGRLAEAYTELQLAVNLDPENAQVSLAVGLVASRLGNMEKAQYFLERSISIDAGSCASYYQLALLYEKKDLADRANESWQRFYGLTQDTALKAVAQKHIQNLEGRP
- a CDS encoding NAD-dependent epimerase/dehydratase family protein, giving the protein MRVLITGGAGFLGSHLAEGFLKRGDEVFVLDMAPSLKVEHLLSSPNFHYVRDSVFNEGMLENLIVRSDLVYHLAAVVGVEHYVGDPYQVLNVNINGTQNVLKLAHRYNKKVVMASTSEVYGRNTKVPFKEDDDRVLGSTRIDRWCYSTSKAAAEHFCFAYRKLGLPVVIVRYFNIYGPRLDKIDVGRVLTIFMGQLLRHEPLTVIGDGKQTRCFTYVEDAIRATMAAGLVPEAVGDIFNIGTDRETPILELAQTMIKITGARSTIKLVPQETIYGSSYEDIPRRVPDNTKMKTILKVKTEVSLEDGLRRTIEWFQKAHFEASQVAGSK
- the tpiA gene encoding triose-phosphate isomerase; this encodes MRKPLIAGNFKMYKTISETHIYAKGLRAALASVADREVAVCPPFTALAAVAEELRGSPIAWGSQNVHWEKQGAFTGEISAEMLKELGCRFAIAGHSERRQYFGETDQTVNKRMHAVLVAGITPIVCIGETLQEREANTTFSVVERQMKNGLQGLVSNATIVIAYEPVWAIGTGKTATPAQAQEVHAFIRSQLAKTFGDTFAKLTRVLYGGSVKPDNMSALMSQPDIDGGLVGGACLDVESFSKIVRYQ
- a CDS encoding sensor histidine kinase, which codes for MSNSLRFRLLLFSATAVMLPALVISIVQRRISSESLKNSIEQEQRQLTRRIANGVDEEIRHTQKLVAMTAHSSFFSAGSRIDQYETFHNLMDQYPGFQELMLVSGVGDEIMKVSRTVSRPRLMHRTEDIRQSFIGDPFFSANRSPTILIGEPLRSFSNPTRQGAVLAKISFTSLGTLMRQAQIGPRGEAFIVHEKGMLLAHPDEQQVFAHRNRAGLPVVKEWMAHPLEPTGLCEYTKAGGVPMIAMAYPIPLLKSAVIVQQPRADVYAPLIRMRNQFILWTLLFVTLFMSLAIGVAWRILEPLRRLRAAAEQVGRGKRDVQLNIHTHDELEEVGRAFENMTRSLAELEQMRQDLINMVVHDLKMPLATILPSLDCLITNEVGPLSTDQTHFLQIAHRSAHEMLLLIQNLLDVAKMEEGKLTLYKDVFAPGVWAQGVLSNFQPLALSNRKHLGLVIARELSPVEGDPTLLGRVLGNLVSNALRHTVPETGEVVVTLYRDGSSLGVQVRDNGEGIPLEDQQRIFEKFVQAGKHTSVRTGTGLGLTFCKMVVEAHGGRITVSSVPKQGTCFTFHLPFFENVQPLPETKAAAPITQSQPTTV